TCATCATTCTTCTTGTTGAATATTTTCTTTGGTTAGAACCGAAAGCAAGAACTTTACTATTCTGGTTATTCATTCTTGTAGAAATCACTCTTTTAGTACGATTTATTCTATTCCCGTTATTCAAAATACTTGGTTTAAGAACGGGAATTTCTAAAGAAGAAGCTTCTAAAATTATTGGAGAACACTTTCCTGAAGTTAAAGATAAATTACTGAATATCATACAGTTAAAAGAAAATAATAGTAAATCAGAACTACTATTAGCTAGTATCCAACAGAAAGCAGATCAACTAGAACCTATACCTTTTTCTAAAGCCATAAACTTCTCTGTTAACGTAAAATATTTAAAATATTTAGCCATTCCAATACTTATTTGGGTTGCCACTTTAGCAACCGGAAATTCCAATAAATTAAATCAGAGTTTTAATAGAGTTGTTAACCATAATTTAGCTTATCAACCTCCAGCTCCTTTTAGTTTTAACTTAACAACACCGCAATTAGAAGTAATTCAAGGTAAACCATTAACAATTTACATAGAAACGAAAGGTGAAGTTTTACCAGATGAAGCAAAAATTTACTACAACAACGAAGAATATTTTCTAGATAACAACGGAGGCGGACTTTTTTCATACACCTTTGAAGAAATTAATGACCCAATTTCATTTTACGTACAAGCAAATGAAGTAAAATCACTCAATTATCAAATTGATATTATAGAAACTCCAAGTATTCAAAATATCAGTATCCAAGTGAATTATCCGAGTTATTTGCGTAAGAAAAATGAAATTCTTCCAAATGCTACAAATATGACTGTTCCACAAGGAACATCTTTAAAATGGATAGTCTCAACACTTCAAACTGATTCCGTAAGTTACTCAGATAAAGATAATTACACAACAAAAAAGTTTAATAAAGAAGAAGATAATCGTTTTAGTTTTCAGAAAAGAATATTGAAGAATACCAACTATGCTATCAGTACTTCAAATAAAAAACTCAAAGATTACGAAAAGCTTGAATTTTCAATCAATACGATTCGTGATGAATCTCCGACAATATCAGTAAAATCAAATATCGATAGCATTTCTAGAGGACCAGCCTATTTTGCAGGTCAGATTTCCGACGATTATGGGTTTTCTAAGTTAGAAATGGTGTATTACGATATTCAAAACCCAAATAAGCAATATTCCAAAAGGATTTCTATTACAAAAGAACCAGTTCAAAGTTTCTTTTCTTCTTTTCCAGATGATTTAAATCTACAAGAAGGAATTGATTATGAAATTTTCTTCAGAATTTTTGATAATGATGGTATCAATGGTAGTAAAAAAGCATTAAGTAGAAAATTCTCTTATCGTAAGAAAACAGAAGAAGAAGTAGAAAATGAATTACTACAAGAACAACAAAACTATTTAGAGAACATTCAGAACTCTATAGACAATCAACAAAAAAACAAACAAGAATTAGAAAAATTACAGTTCGATCTTCAAAATAAGAAGAACATGAATTGGAATGATCAGAAAAAAGTTGAGAATTTAATCAAGCGTCAAGAGCAGTACAAGAAGATGATGGAACGACAAACGGATAAATTACAAGAGAATTTTTCTGAGAAAAAGGAAGAAAATGAAAGTTTACAGCAGAAAAAGGAACAACTACAGAAAAGAATAGAAGAATTAAAAAAATTAGAGAAACAAAAGAAACTTCTTGATGAAATCAAGAAAATGGCTGAAAAGCTGAATAAAGAAGATCTTTTGAAAAAAAGTAAAGAATTAGCTCAACAAAATAAGCAGCAAGAAAAGAGTTTAGAACGTGTACTTGAATTAGCTAAACGCTATTATGTTGAACAAAAAATGAATCAGATTTCTGAGAAATTAAATGAACTTTCAAAAAAGCAAGACGATCTTGCAGAACAAAAGAAATCCGACGAAAACAAAAATCAAGAAAATAAAGATGATAAAAAGGAAAGTGATAAGGAAAATGGAGAAGAAGCTAAAAAAGATGCAAAAGATAAAGATAGTTTAGAAGAACAAAAGAAAGCTCAGGACGAAATAAAAAAAGAGTTTGAAAAAATTAAAAAAGATCTTGATGGCTTAAAAAAAGAGAATGAAAAACTAAAACAACCTATGGATATTCCTAAAATGGATGATTTAGAAAAAGAAACTGAAGAAGAATTAAATAAAGCTGAAGAGAATTTACAAAAACAAGACAGTAAAAAGGCAAAACAAAATCAGAAGAAAGCTTCTCAAAACATGCAAAAAATGAGTCAGAAAATGCAACAGAATATGCAAATGATGAGTAGTGCTATGCAAGAAGAGAACATGGAAGATTTGAGAAGTGTTGTCGAAAATTTAATTACGTTCTCTTTTGATCAAGAAACATTAATGGATTGGTATAGTAAATCAAGCTCTTCTCATCCAGAGTTTGGAGAGAAAATTCGAAAGCAAAATCAACTTAAAACATATTTCGAGCATATAGATGATAGTTTATATGTTTTGTCTATGCGTGTTCCAGAAATTAGTTCCAAGATTCAAGAACATTTAGCAACGGCACATTATAACTTAGATTTAAGTTTAGAAAATTTCTCTGAAAGTAGATTCAGAAGAGGAACATCTAATCAGCGTTATGTTATGACAGCTACCAACGAATTGGTAAATATGTTAAGTAATACTTTAGATGCGATGCAAAACCCTCAACCAGGAAGTGGATCTGGAAAAGGTAAAAAAGGAGAATCATTTAGTTTACCAGATATCATTCAACAACAAAAAGGACTTTCTAAACAAATGAAGCA
This genomic window from Tenacibaculum sp. 190524A05c contains:
- a CDS encoding DUF4175 family protein, with protein sequence MANFSLIEQKLQQFSKKFYTNELIRGSILFASLGLLYLFIILLVEYFLWLEPKARTLLFWLFILVEITLLVRFILFPLFKILGLRTGISKEEASKIIGEHFPEVKDKLLNIIQLKENNSKSELLLASIQQKADQLEPIPFSKAINFSVNVKYLKYLAIPILIWVATLATGNSNKLNQSFNRVVNHNLAYQPPAPFSFNLTTPQLEVIQGKPLTIYIETKGEVLPDEAKIYYNNEEYFLDNNGGGLFSYTFEEINDPISFYVQANEVKSLNYQIDIIETPSIQNISIQVNYPSYLRKKNEILPNATNMTVPQGTSLKWIVSTLQTDSVSYSDKDNYTTKKFNKEEDNRFSFQKRILKNTNYAISTSNKKLKDYEKLEFSINTIRDESPTISVKSNIDSISRGPAYFAGQISDDYGFSKLEMVYYDIQNPNKQYSKRISITKEPVQSFFSSFPDDLNLQEGIDYEIFFRIFDNDGINGSKKALSRKFSYRKKTEEEVENELLQEQQNYLENIQNSIDNQQKNKQELEKLQFDLQNKKNMNWNDQKKVENLIKRQEQYKKMMERQTDKLQENFSEKKEENESLQQKKEQLQKRIEELKKLEKQKKLLDEIKKMAEKLNKEDLLKKSKELAQQNKQQEKSLERVLELAKRYYVEQKMNQISEKLNELSKKQDDLAEQKKSDENKNQENKDDKKESDKENGEEAKKDAKDKDSLEEQKKAQDEIKKEFEKIKKDLDGLKKENEKLKQPMDIPKMDDLEKETEEELNKAEENLQKQDSKKAKQNQKKASQNMQKMSQKMQQNMQMMSSAMQEENMEDLRSVVENLITFSFDQETLMDWYSKSSSSHPEFGEKIRKQNQLKTYFEHIDDSLYVLSMRVPEISSKIQEHLATAHYNLDLSLENFSESRFRRGTSNQRYVMTATNELVNMLSNTLDAMQNPQPGSGSGKGKKGESFSLPDIIQQQKGLSKQMKQGMQKKGQQGKPDKEKDGKKGKQEGQQGKQGQGNPNEDLDGDLYQIYKEQAKLRQQLENAIKEGGIKDGNAKKALKEMEQLENQILERGFDQNTLQRMQKLNYELLKLDKATFEQGKEKKRKSNTNIIDYNKNRAKELQFKKLYYNQTEILNRQSLPLRQDYKKKVQQYFNNNK